From Nymphalis io chromosome 10, ilAglIoxx1.1, whole genome shotgun sequence, a single genomic window includes:
- the LOC126771170 gene encoding mediator of RNA polymerase II transcription subunit 8, translated as MQREEKQLEVTLHAILNRVNDLKSAIQGLIAKLETEYETINWPTFLDNYAILSGHLTGLSKILQNELPPSLRSVVVLPLQLGCERDEELARLSEGRVPACTHDLVPDLLRTKPEPQAEQRLQQLNHKASTLSYDTAQKQVAQFTKVVSHVWEIISKGREDWEGESMRSAGIQPTHSIADTHALVTAVGTGKGLRPGMPPIGPPGVGTPGMGPARGPTPQMGAATPTMPKAPSAIKTNIKAANQIHPYQR; from the exons ATGCAACGTGAAGAAAAACAATTGGAAGTTACATTGCACGCTATTTTAAACAGAGTAAATGATCTTAAGTCTGCTATACAGGGGTTAATAGCAAAATTAGAAACAGAATATGAAACAATAAATTGGCCTACGTTTCTTGATAATTACGCTATATTGTCTGGGCAT ttgACAGGCTTAAGCAAAATTCTTCAAAATGAGTTGCCTCCATCATTAAGATCAGTTGTAGTGTTACCTTTACAATTGGGATGTGAGCGTGATGAGGAACTAGCAAGGCTGTCAGAAGGGAGAGTGCCAGCTTGTACACATGACCTCGTCCCGGATCTGCTACGTACAAAGCCTGAGCCACAAGCAGAGCAAAGACTACAGCAGTTAAACCACAAAGCTAGCACATTAAGCTATGATACTGCTCAG AAACAGGTAGCACAATTTACAAAAGTTGTAAGTCATGTATGGGAAATTATATCAAAAGGTCGTGAAGATTGGGAAGGAGAGTCAATGAGATCTgcag gtatACAGCCAACACATAGCATAGCTGACACCCATGCTTTAGTAACAGCAGTAGGAACTGGTAAAGGACTCCGACCGGGAATGCCACCTATTGGACCACCTGGTGTTGGAACACCTGGAATGGGCCCTGCTAGAGGCCCAACTCCTCAGATGGGTGCTGCGACTCCTACTATGCCCAAAGCACCTTCAGCAATTAAGACCAATATAAAGGCCGCAAACCAAATTCATCCATATCAACGAtaa
- the LOC126771123 gene encoding beta-1-syntrophin, with amino-acid sequence MVENGASSGGSESPNATTGRSGLLETLVRGVWYRVHCSLEDDYLSVCLDDGYDATTTLNGTLNNNNVETPNSDFTEVPEAIANQKRMVQVVKSDNNGLGISIKGGIENNMPILISKIFKGMAADLTEQLYVGDAILSVNGEDLKDATHEEAVKALKRAGKMVQLEVKYLREVTPYFRKASIISEVGWELQRGYMVETPPSPPSPRRRRADTRYVPLLMACVAKNLRHHDPEERTIEIYSPDGVHALALRAPCSSSAAGWHRALHAAARRAARAALARARPRLRSLIGDVRYAGWLARRPPQDHMGASGGSDDSDETEGWQPTFVAITDRELRLYEAAPWSGEAWCAPAESFGLAATRLAWWRRGSGAAALGVRAGTAGGLCVRALRADAPHDLAAAAGALVDGAHHAVRAQPEFTFRCRYRGASARLSLGAGGVCVWEAAGSLGRGGARALYRRPLHALRASADDDRAALWLHFADDDTLELDMEGSPKPAVFILHNLLCARVHALPADAL; translated from the exons ATGGTGGAGAACGGTGCATCTAGTGGCGGTAGCGAAAGTCCAAATGCAACCACTGGAAGATCCGGTCTACTAGAAACATTAGTTCGCGGCGTTTGGTATCGGGTGCATTGTTCCTTGGAGGATGATTATCTTAGTGTATGCTTAGATGATGGCTACGACGCTACCACAACTCTAAACGGTACCTTAAACAATAACAATGTTGAGACACCGAACAGTGACTTCACTGAAGTACCGGAAGCTATTGCTAATCAGAAACGGATGGTGCAAGTTGTTAAATCAGATAATAATGGCTTGGGGATATCAATTAAGGGAGGAATAGAAAATAACATGCCCATACTTATATCAAAGATATTTAAGGGTATGGCAGCAGACCTTACAGAACAACTTTATGTGGGTGATGCTATACTTTCAGTTAATGGAGAAGATTTGAAAGATGCCACTCATGAGGAAGCCGTTAAGGCCCTTAAAAGAGCTGGAAAAATGGTTCAACTGGAAG TTAAATATCTCCGTGAAGTTACTCCATATTTTCGTAAAGCTTCAATTATTAGTGAAGTGGGATGGGAACTGCAACGTGGCTATATGGTAGAAACTCCACCATCACCGCCCTCACCTAGACGTCGACGTGCTGATACGAGATATGTACCACTTCTCATGGCCTGTGTCGCTAAGAATCTTCGACACCATGATCCAG AGGAGCGCACGATAGAAATCTACTCGCCCGACGGCGTGCACGCGCTGGCGCTGCGCGCGCCGTGCAGCTCGTCGGCGGCGGGCTGGCACCGCGCGCTGCacgcggcggcgcggcgcgcggcgcgggcggcgctgGCCCGCGCGCGGCCCCGCCTGCGCTCGCTCATAGGCGACGTGCGCTACGCCGGCTGGCTCGCCAGGCGCCCGCCGCAGGACCAC ATGGGTGCGTCCGGCGGATCCGACGACTCGGACGAGACGGAGGGGTGGCAGCCGACGTTCGTCGCCATCACGGACCGGGAGCTGCGGCTGTACGAGGCGGCGCCGTGGTCGGGCGAGGCGTGGTGCGCGCCGGCCGAGAGCTTCGGGCTGGCGGCCACGCGGCTGGCGTGGTGGCGGCGCGGCTCGGGCGCGGCGGCGCTGGGCGTGCGCGCGGGCACGGCGGGCGGGCTGTGCGTGCGCGCGCTGCGGGCCGACGCGCCGCACGACctggcggcggcggcgggcgcgctgGTGGACGGCGCGCACCACGCCGTGCGCGCGCAGCCCGAGTTCACGTTCCGCTGCCGGTACCGCGGCGCCAGCGCGCGCCTGTCGCTGGGCGCGGGCGGCGTGTGCGTGTGGGAGGCGGCGGGCTCGCTGGgccgcggcggcgcgcgcgcgctgtACCGCCGCCCGCTGCACGCGCTGCGCGCCTCGGCCGACGACGACCGCGCCGCGCTGTGGCTGCACTTCGCCGACGACGACACGCTC GAACTGGACATGGAGGGCAGCCCCAAGCCGGCGGTGTTTATTTTACACAACCTGCTGTGCGCGCGAGTGCACGCGCTGCCGGCCGACGCGCTCTAG